In Vigna angularis cultivar LongXiaoDou No.4 chromosome 8, ASM1680809v1, whole genome shotgun sequence, one DNA window encodes the following:
- the LOC108344857 gene encoding isoflavone 7-O-glucosyltransferase 1, producing the protein MKDTIVLYPNNGRGHLVSMVELGKLILSHHPSLSITILILTPSPNATFTLACNSNAQYIAAVSATIPAITFHSVPMAQLPLDNPSLPPHLISLELSRHSTQNVALALQSLVKASNIKALVMDFLNFSNPKILTENLTTNIPIFFYYTSAASSLVVLFHFPTTLPKQVKDQQFQLHFPGLPAISTDVFPNETFDPLSYTNQIFRRIAEAMKRSSGIIINTSEAIEEKAIAVLNDNRMLPPLFFVGPVISAPYGEEDKGCLSWLESQPSQSVVLLCFGSMGWFSRRQLMEMAIGLEKSEQRFLWVVRTELEGGDSLEEKPSLDELLPEGFMDRTKEKGLVVRDWAPQREILSHDSVGGFVTHCGWNSVLEAVCEGVPMVAWPLYSEQKLNRVFMVQEMKVALALKEEKDGLVSGSEFGERLKELMESDTGKEIRQRVFKMKLSAAEELGEGGTSRVALDRLAMLCKRVM; encoded by the coding sequence ATGAAAGACACCATTGTTCTGTACCCTAACAATGGTAGGGGTCACCTAGTGTCCATGGTGGAGCTAGGCAAGCTCATTCTATCCCACCACCCTTCTCTTTCCATCACCATCCTCATCCTCACCCCATCCCCCAACGCCACTTTCACCCTAGCCTGCAACTCCAACGCCCAATACATCGCCGCCGTCTCCGCCACCATCCCCGCTATCACTTTCCACAGCGTTCCCATGGCCCAACTCCCCCTCGACAACCCTTCCCTCCCCCCTCACCTCATCTCCCTCGAACTCTCCCGACACAGCACACAAAACGTTGCCCTTGCACTCCAAAGCCTCGTCAAAGCCTCCAACATCAAAGCCCTAGTCATGGACTTCTTAAACTTCAGCAACCCCAAAATTCTCACGGAAAATCTCACCACAAACATCCCCATTTTCTTCTACTACACTTCCGCAGCCTCCAGCCTCGTTGTGCTTTTTCATTTCCCCACTACTCTCCCAAAACAAGTCAAAGACCAACAATTTCAACTTCACTTCCCAGGGTTACCTGCAATATCCACGGATGTCTTTCCAAACGAAACCTTCGACCCTTTGAGCTACACTAACCAGATTTTCCGTCGGATAGCGGAAGCCATGAAGCGTAGTTCTGGGATTATAATAAACACGTCTGAAGCGATTGAAGAGAAAGCCATTGCAGTGTTGAACGACAATAGGATGCTGCCACCGTTGTTTTTCGTGGGCCCTGTTATTTCTGCACCATATGGGGAAGAAGACAAAGGTTGTCTGAGTTGGCTCGAGTCGCAACCGAGTCAGAGCGTGGTGTTGCTGTGTTTCGGAAGCATGGGATGGTTCTCGAGGAGGCAGTTGATGGAGATGGCTATTGGGTTAGAGAAGAGCGAGCAAAGGTTCTTGTGGGTGGTGAGAACCGAGTTGGAGGGTGGTGACTCGCTGGAAGAGAAGCCCAGTTTGGACGAGTTGTTGCCCGAAGGGTTTATGGATCGGACGAAGGAGAAGGGGTTGGTGGTTCGGGACTGGGCTCCACAGAGGGAGATTCTGAGTCATGACTCAGTGGGGGGGTTTGTGACTCACTGCGGGTGGAACTCGGTGCTGGAAGCCGTGTGCGAAGGGGTGCCAATGGTGGCTTGGCCATTGTACTCGGAGCAGAAGCTGAATAGGGTGTTTATGGTTCAGGAAATGAAGGTGGCTTTGGCGTTGAAGGAGGAGAAAGATGGGCTGGTGAGTGGGAGTGAATTCGGGGAGCGATTGAAGGAACTCATGGAATCGGACACGGGGAAAGAGATTCGTCAGAGGGTTTTCAAGATGAAACTCAGTGCTGCAGAAGAATTGGGTGAAGGTGGAACTTCACGTGTTGCGTTAGATAGGTTGGCTATGTTATGTAAGAGAGTAATGTAA